One Mycoavidus sp. B2-EB genomic region harbors:
- a CDS encoding ABC transporter permease, which translates to MIGFYTLFCKEVLRFWKVSLQTITAPVITAFLYLVIFGQALQNHVQVYPGVEYKSFLIPGLMMMSILQNAFANSSSSLIQSRVTGNLVFMLLSPLGAREIFSAYVLASVMRGVCVGLGVWLATVWFITVSFAAPFYIFAFAVLGAATLGTMGLIAGIYSEKFDQLAAFQSFLIVPLTFLAGVFYSTAALPEFWRQISRLNPFFYMIDGFRYGFFGVSDIAPLKSLMITLGFFIVLAGLAMRMLVSGYKLRH; encoded by the coding sequence ATGATTGGTTTTTATACTTTGTTTTGTAAAGAAGTCCTGCGTTTTTGGAAAGTGAGCTTGCAGACGATTACCGCGCCGGTAATTACAGCTTTTCTGTATTTGGTGATTTTTGGCCAAGCCTTGCAAAATCATGTGCAAGTGTACCCAGGGGTGGAATATAAGAGTTTTTTGATCCCTGGTTTGATGATGATGAGCATACTGCAAAATGCTTTTGCCAATAGTTCGTCCTCGTTGATTCAATCGAGGGTGACGGGCAACCTAGTGTTTATGCTGTTATCGCCGTTAGGCGCGCGTGAAATATTTAGTGCGTATGTGCTGGCTTCTGTTATGCGTGGAGTCTGTGTAGGGTTGGGGGTATGGTTGGCGACGGTTTGGTTTATTACAGTGAGTTTCGCCGCGCCATTCTATATCTTCGCATTTGCCGTATTAGGGGCGGCTACTCTTGGCACAATGGGGTTGATTGCAGGTATTTACTCAGAAAAATTTGATCAGTTGGCCGCGTTTCAAAGTTTTTTAATTGTTCCTTTGACCTTTTTAGCGGGTGTATTTTATTCGACAGCAGCCTTGCCGGAGTTCTGGAGGCAGATCTCTAGATTGAATCCGTTTTTTTATATGATTGATGGCTTTCGCTATGGCTTTTTTGGCGTGTCGGATATTGCCCCGCTCAAGAGTTTGATGATCACCTTGGGCTTTTTTATTGTACTTGCTGGCTTGGCGATGCGCATGTTGGTGAGCGGTTATAAGTTGCGCCATTAA
- the murA gene encoding UDP-N-acetylglucosamine 1-carboxyvinyltransferase, whose protein sequence is MDKLLIRGGQRLVGEVTVAGAKNAALPILCASLLSAGQLDLGNVPNLQDVRTMLTLLMQMGVRTQVSGHAISLDGRWVDKPLAPYELVKTMRASILVLGPLLARFGEARVSLPGGCTIGARPVDQHVKGLQAMGAQIDLEHGYINARIKQGKRLKGSRILFDMITVTGTENLLMAATLAEGETVLENAAREPEVADLAHLLVAMGAKIDGIGTDQLTIQGVERLHDARHQVIPDRIEAGTFLCAVAAVGGEVTLRQIEPNLLDAVLKKLGAAGVQIESGSNWIRASMHQRPTAVSFRTSEYPAFPTDMQAQFMALNCIAAGSAQIVETIFENRFMHVQELNRLGANVMVDGNTAFVTGVTHLSGAAVMATDLRASASLAIAGLAAEGETLIERIYHLDRGYDQMEKKLSALGARVSRITDTAAVAPTA, encoded by the coding sequence ATGGATAAATTACTCATTCGAGGTGGCCAGCGTTTGGTCGGCGAAGTGACTGTTGCGGGCGCTAAAAATGCGGCTTTGCCGATTTTGTGTGCCAGTTTATTGAGCGCCGGGCAGCTCGATTTAGGGAATGTCCCGAATCTACAGGATGTGCGCACCATGCTTACTCTGCTTATGCAAATGGGGGTACGCACGCAGGTTTCTGGTCATGCAATCAGTCTGGATGGTCGTTGGGTCGATAAGCCGCTAGCCCCTTATGAGCTAGTCAAAACAATGCGTGCTTCAATTTTAGTCTTGGGGCCGCTGCTCGCGCGTTTTGGGGAAGCGCGGGTCTCGCTGCCAGGCGGCTGCACCATTGGCGCGCGACCCGTTGATCAGCATGTTAAAGGCTTACAGGCGATGGGCGCGCAGATCGACCTGGAGCATGGCTATATTAATGCGCGCATCAAGCAGGGTAAACGGCTCAAGGGCAGTCGTATCCTGTTTGACATGATCACTGTGACAGGCACAGAAAACCTGCTCATGGCAGCGACTCTGGCCGAAGGTGAAACGGTATTGGAGAACGCCGCGCGTGAGCCAGAAGTGGCTGATTTGGCGCATCTCCTGGTTGCGATGGGCGCAAAAATTGATGGCATTGGCACTGATCAGCTTACGATTCAAGGGGTAGAGCGGCTCCATGATGCGCGCCACCAGGTCATTCCCGATCGGATTGAAGCGGGCACTTTTCTTTGCGCTGTCGCTGCAGTAGGCGGCGAGGTTACGCTGCGGCAGATTGAGCCCAATTTATTGGATGCGGTTTTAAAGAAGCTCGGCGCAGCAGGTGTTCAGATTGAGTCTGGGTCTAATTGGATTCGCGCTTCCATGCACCAGCGTCCGACGGCAGTGAGTTTCCGTACTTCAGAATATCCGGCTTTCCCAACCGATATGCAAGCGCAATTTATGGCACTCAATTGCATCGCGGCTGGCTCGGCTCAGATTGTCGAAACGATTTTTGAAAATCGTTTTATGCATGTGCAAGAGCTTAACCGGTTAGGAGCAAATGTCATGGTGGATGGCAATACTGCATTTGTTACTGGGGTTACGCATTTATCGGGTGCGGCGGTCATGGCGACCGATCTGCGCGCTTCCGCAAGCCTTGCTATTGCAGGGCTTGCGGCCGAGGGAGAAACGCTGATTGAGCGGATTTATCATCTTGACCGGGGCTATGACCAGATGGAAAAGAAATTGTCTGCGCTGGGTGCGCGGGTCAGCCGGATTACAGACACTGCGGCGGTAGCGCCGACCGCGTAA
- the hisG gene encoding ATP phosphoribosyltransferase, protein MSAPLTLALSKGRIFDETRPFLAEVGITVDGDPETSRRLILPTTQPNLRVIVVRATDVPTYVQYGAADFGVAGADVLLEHGGEGLYQPIDLKIANCRISVAAPADFDYANAVRQGARLRVATKYLQTAREHFAAKGVHVDLIKLYGSMELAPLVGLADAIVDLVSSGSTLRANRLVEVEQIKSISSRLIVNQAALKLKRAALQPLLDAFERVAN, encoded by the coding sequence ATCTCCGCGCCGCTCACGCTAGCTTTATCTAAAGGGCGTATCTTTGATGAAACGAGGCCTTTTTTGGCGGAAGTTGGGATTACCGTTGACGGCGACCCAGAAACCTCACGGCGCTTGATTTTGCCGACTACGCAACCGAATTTGCGCGTGATTGTGGTGCGTGCAACGGATGTGCCGACCTATGTGCAATATGGTGCGGCTGATTTTGGGGTGGCAGGTGCGGATGTACTGCTTGAGCACGGTGGCGAAGGCTTGTATCAGCCGATCGATCTTAAAATTGCAAATTGCCGTATATCCGTGGCTGCACCGGCAGATTTTGATTATGCAAACGCAGTGCGCCAAGGCGCGCGCTTGCGCGTAGCCACCAAATACCTGCAGACGGCGCGTGAACATTTTGCCGCCAAAGGCGTGCACGTTGATTTAATCAAATTATATGGTTCGATGGAGCTTGCGCCTTTGGTGGGCCTAGCGGATGCGATTGTAGATTTGGTCAGCTCAGGCAGTACCTTACGCGCCAATCGGTTAGTTGAAGTGGAGCAGATTAAGTCAATTTCATCCCGCTTGATTGTCAATCAGGCGGCGCTCAAATTAAAACGCGCAGCGTTGCAACCGTTATTAGATGCGTTTGAACGTGTAGCAAATTAA
- the hisD gene encoding histidinol dehydrogenase, giving the protein MSLKLRRLDTCASDFKVALRALLAFQADEDEAIERAVADILADVKSRGDVAVLEYTKRFDRLEAAHLSALEVDATQLEHFLSGLESEPRAALEAAAQRIRAYHEKQKIESGSHSWQYVEADGTVLGQQVLPLERVGIYVPGGKAAYPSSVLMNALAAQVAGVREIMMVVPTPDGVQNPLVMAAAHLSGVSRIWTIGGAQAIAALAYGTETVPAVDKIVGPGNAYVAAAKRRVFGTVGIDMIAGPSEILILCDGTTDPNWVALDLFSQAEHDELAQAILLCPQAEFIEQVAQAMKRLLAGLPRQAVIKQSLEKRGALIKVRDMAEACALANEIAPEHLEISALEPRCWLPQIRHAGAIFLGPYSSESLGDYCAGPNHVLPTARTARFSSPLGVYDFIKRSSLIEVSEQGAQTLGKIAAELAEGEGLQAHAQSARWRIR; this is encoded by the coding sequence ATGTCTTTAAAGTTGCGTCGGCTAGATACCTGCGCGAGTGATTTTAAAGTCGCGCTGCGTGCATTGCTGGCTTTTCAGGCAGACGAAGATGAGGCGATTGAACGAGCGGTTGCTGATATTTTAGCGGATGTTAAAAGCCGTGGAGATGTGGCCGTGTTGGAGTACACCAAGCGCTTCGATCGGCTTGAGGCGGCTCATCTCAGTGCGCTTGAAGTTGACGCAACGCAGCTTGAACATTTTCTGTCCGGACTTGAATCTGAACCGCGCGCAGCGCTTGAAGCGGCTGCGCAGCGCATTCGTGCTTATCATGAAAAACAAAAAATTGAATCAGGCAGCCACAGTTGGCAGTACGTCGAAGCGGACGGTACGGTATTAGGCCAGCAAGTATTGCCGCTTGAGCGGGTGGGCATTTATGTGCCGGGCGGCAAAGCGGCATATCCTTCGTCAGTGTTGATGAATGCGCTGGCCGCCCAAGTGGCAGGAGTGCGTGAAATTATGATGGTCGTGCCTACCCCGGATGGGGTCCAAAACCCTCTGGTGATGGCGGCCGCGCATTTAAGCGGGGTCTCGCGCATATGGACCATAGGCGGGGCGCAAGCGATTGCAGCGTTAGCTTATGGGACGGAAACGGTGCCTGCCGTAGATAAAATTGTCGGGCCGGGCAATGCGTACGTAGCTGCAGCTAAACGCCGCGTGTTTGGCACAGTAGGGATTGATATGATTGCTGGGCCATCAGAAATTCTGATCCTTTGCGATGGTACGACAGACCCTAATTGGGTTGCGCTTGATCTGTTTTCTCAAGCTGAGCATGATGAGCTGGCGCAAGCTATTTTGTTGTGCCCACAGGCAGAATTTATTGAGCAGGTGGCGCAGGCGATGAAGCGTTTGTTAGCCGGGCTGCCGCGCCAAGCCGTGATTAAACAATCGCTTGAAAAACGAGGTGCTTTGATCAAAGTGCGTGATATGGCTGAGGCATGCGCGCTGGCTAACGAGATCGCACCTGAGCATTTGGAAATCTCTGCGCTCGAGCCGCGCTGTTGGCTGCCGCAGATTCGTCATGCGGGGGCCATTTTTCTGGGGCCTTATAGCAGTGAAAGCCTAGGGGATTACTGCGCTGGGCCTAATCATGTGCTACCTACGGCGCGCACTGCGCGCTTTTCCTCGCCGTTAGGCGTATATGACTTTATTAAGCGCTCGAGCCTGATTGAAGTGAGTGAACAAGGTGCTCAAACGCTTGGCAAGATTGCTGCCGAACTGGCCGAAGGCGAAGGGTTGCAAGCTCATGCGCAAAGTGCGCGTTGGCGGATAAGGTGA